Part of the Georgenia sp. TF02-10 genome, TCCAGGTTGTGCTGCCGAGCCATGGGATGGTGACGTCAGTGCCGAAGATGCCACCCAGGATCTGGTTGACCGCGCCTTCGGGCTTGAGCATCGCCTGGAAGACATAGCCGACGGCCAGGGCAGACATGATGACGGGGATGAAGAACATGACGCGCGCAAGCCTGTTGACTCTGGTGTCGCGCTCGAGGAGGAGGGCAAGCAGCAGCCCGAAGAGGTTCTGGAAAACTGCGACGAGGACGGCGTAGATCAGTGTGATGCGCAGTGACCCCAGTAGCGTCCCGCTGGAGATGAGCTCGGCGAAGTTTCGGAACCCCACGAAGGAGATGGAGGCCTTGAAGCTCGACCAGTCGGTCAGCGCGTAGACGAAGTTGAAGATCGTGGGCAGGAAGAAGAACACGCCCAGGACGAGGAACGCCGGGACGAGGAACCACGCAGGGTGGGTCTTGCGGGATCGTTCGCCGCGGCGGCGAGGTGTCTGTCGCGGCGGGGGGACGACGCGGGCGCGGTGGTCGGTGCTGACGGTCGCTGTCATCTGTGGGTCACCTTTCACGGGTGCCGGGGCGCGCACGCTTGGCGCGTCCCGGCGCCGCGGCTGGGCTCAGAAGCCCTCGACGCCCTGGGCGCGGGCGAGCTGGGCGAACTGCTCCTGGCTCTGCTGGGCGACCTGCTCGGGTGTGGTCGTGCCCTGGATCATGTCGGCCAGGTAGATGTACAGGTCGGGGTTCGCCACCGCGAGGGCCTGCATGGACCCGACGCTGTCGGCGATCGAGGCGTGCACGTCCTGGAGCGCCTGCGGCACGCCGTCAGGTGTTGGCACGTCGGGCTGCAGGGAGACGGTGTTCTGGTCGGCGACGAAGTCGGCGTACCCGTCGCCGAGCCAGAACGACAGGAGCTGACGGGCGGCGGCCTCCCGCTGTGCGTCACCGGTCTTGAACGCGACCAGGGCGTTCGCCTGGTCGGGGATCATCGTTCCGACGTTACCGCTGGGCGAGATCGGGAAGAACCCGATCTTCTCGTCCAGCTCAGCCGTGTCGGCCTTGGCCTGCAGCTGACCAAAGAAGGAGTTGACCTGGACTGTCATGGCTGCCTGACCCGCCAGGAGCGCATCAGCCTGGTCCTCGAAGGTGGCGGTCTTGATGTCGGGGTTGAACAGGCCCTCGTCGATGAGCGACTTGTACGTCTCGATCGCGCCGAGGATCGTGGGGTCGGTGAACTTCTCCTCAGCGGCGTTCACCCGGTCCCACAGGCCGTCGGCGGCGGCGTCGGCGAGCTGGACCTGGACCCACCACTGCGTTCCCCACCCGGTCGGCGTGGTGAAGTCATAGAACGGCGTCTGGCCTTCGGCCTTCAGCCGTCGGCCGAGCTCGACGAACTCGTCCCAGTTCTTCGGGGTCTCCGTGATGCCGTGCTCGGCGAAGACCTCCTTGTTGTAGTAGACCCCCTGCACGGCAGGGCTCGTGATCAATGTCGCGTACCTGGTGCCGTCGAGGATGCCAGTGATGTCGCGCAGCTCAGGGCTGTAGCTGTCCAGCCACGGGGCGTCGTCGAGCGGCTGCAGGTTCGCCGGGGCGTTGAGCGCCGTGAGCATCGAGGTCGTCGGCTGCCAGAAGGCGAGGTCCGGCTTGTCGCCGGTGGCGACCTTGGTCTGGATGCCCTGCTCGTAGGGGTCGGGGATCGTGACGATGTCGACCTGGGCCCCGGTTTCGTCCTCGAACGCCGCGGTGACGGCCTCCGGGACGGTGTTGGAGTTCTGCGCCGCCCAGATCGTCAGCGTCGTCCCGGACAGGTCCGCAGTCTGCTCAGGCCATTCGGTGGCCTCGTCGCCGCCCGAGCTCCCGCCGCTGCCCGCGGTCGGGTCGCTGCAGGCGGTCAACGCCAGTGTTGCGGCGGCGATGAAGGCTGCACAGCTCAGATACTTCTTCATATCAGCTCCTCGGGTCTCGCCCTTCGTCATCCGTGACGGCAGGTTCGGGGTGGGCGCCGGTCGGTGTTACCGGACGCCCTGGTGGCGTATCCGCAGCAGTCGTGCAGCAGGCTCGTCGCTCGTCGCGCGCAGCCTCAAGCGGTCGCCGTCCGGGATCGTCTCGAGCCCGGAAGTAGTTGTGGTCGCCGGAAAGACGGTCTCGACCGTGCCGTGGGGGATCGGGAGGCAGACCTCCCGCTCGGCGCCTCCGCGCCACCAGACAGCCAGCACGGTCTCGTCCTCGCCGGCGCGCCCGACGGCGAGCCAGGAGGAGTCCCAGGAGGGCAGGCCAAGCGGCCATACCGGCACCGAATCCCTTGCCGCGTCGTCCCACATCCGTGCCGCCCGTACGCCCTCAGCGACAACGGTCAGCTGGTGCTCGTCCATCGCGTCGATCCGCCCCGACAGGTACAGCCGTCCCGACAGGCCGGTGACCATCGTGAAGGCGATCTCCTCCTGTGACATCGACGGTTGCGGGTAGGCCCAGTTGCCGGCCTGCTCGGGCAGCACCGCCATCAACGCCCCGGCAGCGATCGGCGGGTAGCGGAGCGGCTGCTGCTGGTCGCTCGTCGACTGGATCTCCAGGCGCGACAGCAGCCCGTAGTCGGCGCGCATCGCCCCCGAGGCACAGTTCTCGATCACGAGGTCCGGGTGCCGCTCGAGCACCGCGTCGAGCCAGCTCAGGTAGGCGCGAGTGTGGCGCAGCAGGCCGTCACCGGCGCTGTCGGCGTCCCGGTCGGTGCCCGATCCAGGCGTGACGTTGTAGTCGAGCTTGAAGTAGCCCACACCGTGCTCGTCCACCAGACGGTCCACGACGTCGTCCAGGTGCTTGCGGGCGAACTCGTTGCGCAGGTCCAGCAGGTACCTGCCGTGCTCGACGACCCGGGTACCCCGCCGCTGCAGGAACGCCTCCTGGGGAAGCTCCGCGGCCAGGGGGCTGCGCACGCCGATGACCTCTGGCTCGAGCCACAGGCCCGGGACCATCCCGGCTGCGCGGATCGCCTGCAGCACCCTGTCCAGCCCGCCGTCGGGAAAGCGAACGTCGGACAGGCGCCACTCGCCCACCGAGTCCCACCAGTCGGCACCGTCGTCGTACCAGCCTGCATCGATGCAGAAGTAGTCCGCCCCAACCTTCGCGGCCGCGTCGATCAACGGCAGGAGCTTGTCGGTCGTCGGGTCGCCCATGAGGGTGTTCATGTAGTCGTTGAAGACCACAGAACCTGCGGCACGCGCCGGTCGGCGCACCGTTCGCCGGTGTCGGGTCATCTCGGCGACGGCGGCCTGCCAGTCGCCGTCCGTCCAGGCGACCGACACCGGTACCGAAACGAACTTCTGGCCCTGCTCGAGCGTGCGCAGCCACCCGTGGTCGGCGTCGGTCGGCCCGAGCAGGCCGAGGACGAGGACTTCCCGCTCCTCGCCGTCGAGGCGCACGCCCATCTCGGTGCGCCACGGACCGGGGTGCTCGACCTGCCAGGCGAGACTGCCGCCGTCGAGCGCACGCAGCACGCCTGTCGGCGGGTGCTGGCCGGACGACCATGTGCCCTGACTGACGAGCGCGTGGGCGCCCCGGGAGTCCTGGTGCTGGTGCGCCGCCAGACCCAACGCAGGCAGGGCCGCATGGCCGCGTACCGGCCGGGCCGACCAGCGCCACTCCCCCAGCCACTCGTTGACGCCCTCCACCGACTCCACGCCCTTCAGCACACCGGGACCGCAAGGGTCGGCAATCATCAGCGAGGACACGGCCTGCAGGTGGACGGGCGCCGCCCCGAGGTTGCGAACGCTCGTCCAGGCCTGCACGGACGCACCGGTCGAGCGGCCGCGCAGGAAGGATTGCACCTCCAGGCCGCTGACCTCGTCGTGCTGCACCACGTGCAGCGAGTCCCAGCCGGCCTCGTGGACGAGCTGGTGGCTGACGTAGCGCAAACGGGCACCGACGGCCGTGGCGGTGTTGCGGAGGTTCGCGGAGCAATGTCCGTGACCGACGGCGAGGATCTCCACCAACGGCTGCACCGGCGCGCCGTCCCCCGGTGTGCGGGCGGAGACCAGCTGCGCGGTCACCGGGCCGTCGGGCTGGCGCCGTATCGCCAGGCGCAGGTCTCCCTCGCCCCAGCTGATCAGCTCACGACCGTCGTCGGTCCGACCCGGCATCCTCGCCTCGCTTCCTGCGCCATCTCAGCGCCTCGTTGGAGACTATGAAAGCGTCGATCATCGCTTAGCGCAAGCCTGTGGGGCGGTAAGGGGGCCGCACTGGTGATCTTCGCTTTCAGCCGACCAAGGCACCGTCGCCCGGAGGGCTGGCCGGCCAGGCTGCTCAGCCGGCGGCGGGGCGGCCGGTCGACTGCCGCAGGACCAGGTCGGGGACCATGCGCACAGACGGGCGCGGCTCACCGGTTTCCAAGCGCCCGACCAGCAGGCCGAACACGTGGTGACCGAGACCGACGAAGTCCTGGCGCACCGTCGTCAGCGGGGGCACCCACAACTGGCTCAGTGGGTGGTCGTCGAAACCGACGACGCTCACGTCCTGCGGGATCCGCCGCCCGGAGTCCACCAGGCCCTTCATGACACCGATGGCGAGCTCGTCGTTCCCCGCCAGGACCGCGGTGGTCGCCACGTCGCGCGCTAGCCGCACCCCGGCCTCGTACCCGGCCAGCGGGTCCCACCCGGCGTGGATGACCGGCGGCGGTTCGATCCCTGCCTCGCGCAGCGTGTCGCGCCACCCGACCATCCGGGCGCTCTCCACGCCCACCGACGGGATCGCCACGTGATGGACCGTCTTGTGCCCCAGGTCCAGCAGATACCGGGTGGCTTGCGCAGAGGCGAACCGATCGTCCATGTACGCGTGCGAGATGGCCTCGTCGGACGAGCCTCCGGAGGCTGCCGCGACCGAGGGCAGCCACGACGGCATCTGAGCCAGGGCCGCGGCCCCCGGCGGGTCGAACTCCAGGATGATCGCCCCGGCCAGCGGCTGACCGAGCGCGTAATCGATGGCTCGCTCGACGGTCAGACTGTCGGCGGTCTCCACAACCGAGATGACGACCATGTAGCCTGCCTGGCGCGCCGCCTCCTCGATGCCCTGGATGGTCGAGGCGTACCCGTACCGGGTGGTGTTTCCGGCGAACACGGCGATTATCGATCCGGCCTGGTTGGCCAACGACCGGGCCGCCCCGTTGGGTCGGAAGTCCAGCTCCTTGATGGCGGACATCACCCGTGCGCGCCGCTCCGCGCTCACCCGGACGGTCCCGTTCAGCACGCGCGAGACCGTCGGGACCGAGACGCCCGCCACTCTGGCGACGTCGGCGATGACTGGCGGCTTCATCCGCGGCCCTGAGTTCACGCAGCAAGATTACGTGAGCGACGACGGACCTCCCAACCACGCATGATTAACGGTTTCAGACCATCGTGCGCTCGGCCGCGGGTGCTCTGGGACCACGCCACCTTGGCGTGGACCCCCGCATGCGGCCACATCGTCGACGATCGGGTCGCCACGGTCCTTGACGCCGGCACGCTCGTCCTGCGCGCATTCTTTGGCGCGCTACCCACGCCCGCCGGCGACGTCGTCTGGTTCGTCAACGTCCCGCGCCCGCAGATCTCCCGCCGCGCCAGCGCGCGGAGACCCGGTGCAGGCGTGGCAGCAGATGCTGGCGGACCTGGCCGCCGCCGATCCCGGTCCGTTCCGCGGATCACCACCGGCCGGCTCGAGCTCGCCGGCGACAACACCTTCGACCTCCCCCACGTGCCGGTGTGGCACCGGCAGCGGCTCGGACTGGTCGGGGACGCGATCCACGCCCCGGCACCGAGCTCAGGCCAGGGGGCGTCGTTGGCCCTGGAGGACGCCGTCGTCCTCGCCTCGTGCTTACACGCGGCGCCGACGCGGGAGGCCGGCTTCGCGGCGTTCGAGCAGCACCGACGCGCGCGGGTCGAGCGGGTCGTGGCCGAGGGGGCGCGGCACAGCAGCTCGAAGACCGCCGGGCCGGTGCGCCGGGTCGTCCACGACGCCATCCTGCGCAGCGTCTTCCGCCGCATGGCCACCCGGCAGTCGCAGGCCGGGAGCACCGACCACGTCACGCTCCCGCGCCTCCCGGAACGGGACGGCCCCGCTACCCCGGCGACCTCGGTCGGACCGCCGCCCCGTCGAGCAGGTGGGACAGGAGCAGCTTGATCACCAGCAGCGGGGCGACCCAGGCGAGGGCCGGATCGGCCGGGCCGGTCGCGGACGCGAGGAGGACCAGGACGGCTGCGCAGGCGAACGCCACCGGCCGGCGCAGGGTCGTGCTCGAGGTGATCAGTACGGCCGAGAGGACGAGCCCGGCGTAGAGTAGCGCGGCAGCCCACCAGGACTGGGCCGGGAACAGCGCGGCGAGGATGAACGGGTGCACGTGCGCGGCCACGAAGAGGACCGAGCGGCGCCGCCAGTCCGGCACGTCATGGAAGCGCCGCTCGGCCGCGGCGGTCGCGTTGACGACCACTCCCCCGGCGAGATCGAACCCGACGACGGCGAGGACCACGACCTGAAGCGGCGTGCCTCCCGAGACCAGACCGAGGACGGTCACCGTGAGCGCGCCGATCACCGCGGTGCCGTACCCGAGCCCCAGCTCGGCGCGGTCTGCGCCCGGCGCCACCAGCAGCGCGTTGACCCGCGCGACCATCGACGGCGGACCGCCCGAGCGGCTCATCGCAGCTCCCCTCTCGACCACGTGTTCATGGCCTCGACCCCGGCGGCGGCTCCCGGAGCCAGGCGTTCAGCTCCTCGACGGACCGCACCCCCTCCTCCGCGACCGCCTGGTAGATGAGGAAGCTCGGAACGGCCCGCTCCCCTCCAGCGCCGGCCTCCCGGGTGGTCCGCTTGAGCCGCACGACGGCGGCCCGCGCCTCCTCGGTCATCAGCGGTCCGAAGCGCCGGACGT contains:
- a CDS encoding carbohydrate ABC transporter permease, with translation MTATVSTDHRARVVPPPRQTPRRRGERSRKTHPAWFLVPAFLVLGVFFFLPTIFNFVYALTDWSSFKASISFVGFRNFAELISSGTLLGSLRITLIYAVLVAVFQNLFGLLLALLLERDTRVNRLARVMFFIPVIMSALAVGYVFQAMLKPEGAVNQILGGIFGTDVTIPWLGSTTWTLLVVALIHAWKWMGLSMLIYLAGLKTINEDVLEAARLDGASAWRTFRDIRFPLLAPAITFNVATALLGSMNGFDIVQATTGGGPARTTELLNIFIFRTFGQGLFAQATTMSLVLFVVVVALAFPVIRTLRKREEVL
- a CDS encoding ABC transporter substrate-binding protein, whose amino-acid sequence is MKKYLSCAAFIAAATLALTACSDPTAGSGGSSGGDEATEWPEQTADLSGTTLTIWAAQNSNTVPEAVTAAFEDETGAQVDIVTIPDPYEQGIQTKVATGDKPDLAFWQPTTSMLTALNAPANLQPLDDAPWLDSYSPELRDITGILDGTRYATLITSPAVQGVYYNKEVFAEHGITETPKNWDEFVELGRRLKAEGQTPFYDFTTPTGWGTQWWVQVQLADAAADGLWDRVNAAEEKFTDPTILGAIETYKSLIDEGLFNPDIKTATFEDQADALLAGQAAMTVQVNSFFGQLQAKADTAELDEKIGFFPISPSGNVGTMIPDQANALVAFKTGDAQREAAARQLLSFWLGDGYADFVADQNTVSLQPDVPTPDGVPQALQDVHASIADSVGSMQALAVANPDLYIYLADMIQGTTTPEQVAQQSQEQFAQLARAQGVEGF
- a CDS encoding glycoside hydrolase family 36 protein, producing the protein MPGRTDDGRELISWGEGDLRLAIRRQPDGPVTAQLVSARTPGDGAPVQPLVEILAVGHGHCSANLRNTATAVGARLRYVSHQLVHEAGWDSLHVVQHDEVSGLEVQSFLRGRSTGASVQAWTSVRNLGAAPVHLQAVSSLMIADPCGPGVLKGVESVEGVNEWLGEWRWSARPVRGHAALPALGLAAHQHQDSRGAHALVSQGTWSSGQHPPTGVLRALDGGSLAWQVEHPGPWRTEMGVRLDGEEREVLVLGLLGPTDADHGWLRTLEQGQKFVSVPVSVAWTDGDWQAAVAEMTRHRRTVRRPARAAGSVVFNDYMNTLMGDPTTDKLLPLIDAAAKVGADYFCIDAGWYDDGADWWDSVGEWRLSDVRFPDGGLDRVLQAIRAAGMVPGLWLEPEVIGVRSPLAAELPQEAFLQRRGTRVVEHGRYLLDLRNEFARKHLDDVVDRLVDEHGVGYFKLDYNVTPGSGTDRDADSAGDGLLRHTRAYLSWLDAVLERHPDLVIENCASGAMRADYGLLSRLEIQSTSDQQQPLRYPPIAAGALMAVLPEQAGNWAYPQPSMSQEEIAFTMVTGLSGRLYLSGRIDAMDEHQLTVVAEGVRAARMWDDAARDSVPVWPLGLPSWDSSWLAVGRAGEDETVLAVWWRGGAEREVCLPIPHGTVETVFPATTTTSGLETIPDGDRLRLRATSDEPAARLLRIRHQGVR
- a CDS encoding LacI family DNA-binding transcriptional regulator, yielding MNSGPRMKPPVIADVARVAGVSVPTVSRVLNGTVRVSAERRARVMSAIKELDFRPNGAARSLANQAGSIIAVFAGNTTRYGYASTIQGIEEAARQAGYMVVISVVETADSLTVERAIDYALGQPLAGAIILEFDPPGAAALAQMPSWLPSVAAASGGSSDEAISHAYMDDRFASAQATRYLLDLGHKTVHHVAIPSVGVESARMVGWRDTLREAGIEPPPVIHAGWDPLAGYEAGVRLARDVATTAVLAGNDELAIGVMKGLVDSGRRIPQDVSVVGFDDHPLSQLWVPPLTTVRQDFVGLGHHVFGLLVGRLETGEPRPSVRMVPDLVLRQSTGRPAAG
- a CDS encoding FAD-dependent monooxygenase — its product is MLWDHATLAWTPACGHIVDDRVATVLDAGTLVLRAFFGALPTPAGDVVWFVNVPRPQISRRASARRPGAGVAADAGGPGRRRSRSVPRITTGRLELAGDNTFDLPHVPVWHRQRLGLVGDAIHAPAPSSGQGASLALEDAVVLASCLHAAPTREAGFAAFEQHRRARVERVVAEGARHSSSKTAGPVRRVVHDAILRSVFRRMATRQSQAGSTDHVTLPRLPERDGPATPATSVGPPPRRAGGTGAA